The genomic stretch aaagccATTGAAAAGAGTTTAAAGAATGCTTGTTGGTGtttcattaaacatttttattggtCTTCTTATTGCTCACCATATCTCACTTATCTTAAAGGGGGGTTTTATTGGTTCTCTTCCACAATATGCTCCAATGCTGTCTCGAGGTCTCTTCAGGAAGACTGGCCAGTGCTTTTCCCCCTGCAAtatgttacagtgtaattttcAGTCAAATTTAAGTCCACCAGCGTGGTTCCTAGAGAGACAGCACACTGAACTGATGTGGACTCAGAAGAACAGAACAGACTAGACAAGACGAGATTAGAGATAGAATTAGTTGTTTAAATTTATCTTTATACCACTCAATGAATTGTGAGTAAATTTTACAATAGTGGTTCTTTTATACAACTTAAAAGTTGTTAAGCCtgctttctttcctttttttcttcttttttgctTCAGTGCTGTTTTGGGGTCTCTTTTGCAGTATTAGACAGAAAATTGTTTGAACTGTATACTGAATTGTTTGAATAATTATATTGAATTTtcaaatctgaaataaaattatctCTGATGTCTCTTTGTCCTCTCTTTAAGTTGAGACTTTtacaaacatttctcatttacaGAGGACTGTTGGATCATTATTGCATAGGGCAGGACAATTTTACCTTTGAATAAGAAATTTAGAAGAAATTTAACACTCTTCTAATGATGGAAATTGTTCTTTATTGCTTTTAGacaacacaacaacaacaataatattaattataataatcaaaTATGGTTTGTCTATGGGTTCATTTTGGGGAAATTAGTCTGGTGATGCTCAGAGAGGAGAACAATATTTATTCCACTTCAAGCTAGGAAGTAATTATGTATATAGCGTTCAACCAGAAGTTTCTAAAGGCTAATGCATgattacaaaaagaaaataataaaatgtataactacatttctgttaaattaaacaaattttattatatacacAGCATTTGATCATTTGACCTAAACCACGTGTGTGCATCGTGTGCACGGGTGAGGTCTTGTGTGTTCAGGCCACCTCAAAACAAGAAACTGCTCTGAACATACTGTACAGAAGAGAGTTGATTTGAGAGTTCAGTCAGAGGATGTGATCCGTACAAAGCAAAATAATTATAGTTACaatgaattggcttctaatttgTTGATGGAAGTTTGTAGATTCGTGGAGtgatattttaagtttttattaaGTCATTTGTAAAGccaccaaaaattaaaattaatgaataacttattaattaattacttagcATTCATGCACTCCACCATTTCTTAAGTATATTTACCAAAGAACAATTTATCTATTTCTACAATGACCCCGCCAATGCAAATTATTTGGTTTTGGATAAGTGCTGTATTTTGCAATAATCGCAGATGCAAAGTAATTAAGTAGACCAGTTGAAGTCTATCGGACTACCCTGCACGTCGAAAAATAACGCCAAAGGTATACCCAGTGCGTTAAAAAGTGACGCCAGGGTCTACTGACCATGCGTCAGACATTTGACGAGTAGGGGGTGAGACTGTGTTGTTATTGCAGAATTTCAAGAGAGTTTCTAAAGTGCCTTTTGGTGTTTGATTGAACAGTCTTCTCATATTGCTCACCACATCTTACCATGGTATTGTATCATTTTCATCCTAAACAGCAGGTTTATGGGGTCTCTTTCACAATATGCTGTTTTCTTctgtaatattatataatgtaatgATTCTGTAACATACAGTACAAGGAACCTATATGGGGAAGAAACAGTATTTCATTCATGGGTCTTATGTGGAGTATGTTGTACATGTATTTAGTAgagtttatatatcaatataaacatatatatatatatatatatatttacatcaaATCTATGTCAAATAAGTTCATGTTAATCTCTCAGTCTGTATTTTCTCTCTTTCAGTTGAGACTGTTTGTGTTGCTTACAGCAGTGGTCTGCTGTTATGCCTGTACATTAAGAATGGATGGCCTTCAAGATACCACTGACAGTCCAGGTGATGTTACTACCTGTTCTATTGGGAAAAACTATTCccacattttacaaaatgttaaatatgtGGCTGCAGGTACGAACTGCTGCAATTTCAAGGTGAAATGTCCACCGACTGGTGGGTGGGCTTAAATACCCATTGGGTTCCAAGACCGTCCATGGCTATACCAGTAGTTTGAAGATATATGCTGCTTTTTATCCCTATTTAAGCATTACATTtactaaagaaaaaaatgtttgtggCGCCACCCAGTGGACATTTTTGGATACCTTGATTTGCAGTTAAGAGTTTCTCATGAGATCAAGTTAAAAAGTATCTctatatttgtgtgtatttattatcctgggaaaaaaaaataatatttgaagTATGTTTCTATTATTTATTCAGATTGTTCTGACTCTGATGGAAATCTCCATGAATTTGACTCTGAATGGCAGACCGAATCTGAAATGTGTGTCTGTGCACACATAGGAATCATCTGTtgtcccaggtgaaaaaaaaagtacacttctatgtACCTAAAGTGCTATTTTCGTGCACAAATTTTGCACTTCATATactaaaattcttctttagcacTAGATAGCACTAAAGATTttagataatcttaagaacatccaagtgtactcaactgtgctattttgagacaccatgaaatatgaactaaaatgtgcttttaacatactatctctgtattcaaaaaatgtatttatttaccacTATTTACCACAATTTTTTTGCAAGGTTTGGCAACACCTTCTTACCTGATCCCATCCCTGAATCCACCCCTAAAATCTACTACGATGACTTTGGAGCTTTCACTGAGAATGACATCGGAGAGCCTTAAAGAACCATCCATGTAAAATCCTGAACAACCTTTACAGGAAATATGTCTCTtgcaaaatcaaaatcaaaatggctGTAAAGTTTTCTTAtgccatttttaaaatgaatgaaatgtgtACAGTATGTATCTGTGTTTTGCCTGTGCCATTTTCAAGAACCACTAACACTTTGTGCAATAATTTGAGAATTATTTTGACCTATGAAATGCAAACATATAATTTACAGATGAccttgtgtttgtatgtgtttcAGCAGTGATGAAGAGCCTGCTACACCTGAAGTTTCCAATCAGCCAGATTCCTCAGACTCACCTGAAGTCATTACTGATGACTCTCATGAGTCAGCTGAGGACCGTGAATAATCCTCTcgcataaatgtattttttcacttaaatatattttacaggCTTCACCCTGAATGAGCCAATGTATAAAGCAGGctgtcaaataaaataaacataccTGTGCATGCATTTATGGTTGTTTGAGCATTTATGACAACATTATCTGAACAATATAGCAGTATACTGCAGAGATACAGACAAAGTAAACTGACTGTTGAGGATGTTGAGGCAAATTTGTTTGAATGTGTTAGGTCTACTGAAAATGTTTACATCAGGTTTAGTGGAAAAGTGATTTCTTAGCAATTTCCTGATTAATGAGAAACATTTAtacaataattttttatatgGAAAGTCACCTAATAGCAATTGCTTTCTTTACATTTGCAGCTAATGATAGCCTACTACTACGTATAAAAGAAAGTTAAATTATACTTACACTGTGTTGTATATgaaacattttgtttaaaacatcTGGTTTACACTAAGACTAGTGCAAATAGTGATGTGATATTCACACAATGCATAAATAAAAGCCATGTCATCTACAAAGTGAATTTTCTGAACAACGGTGGGCGGAGTTAGTCCTTTGCCTATTTTGCATATTTGCGCATATCCAAATTATTTACCCACGCACAAACAATTTTaatattagttttatttaaagttagATTTTATTCGTGCTGTAGCCTATGCTATAACAGATTTTTcaacaagaaaataaaagtctaaataatATTTGGTTCTCAgtaatattcttcaaaatgagaTACTAGTAATACGTTACTGCTGTGGATATTCCAAATCATAGCAACCAAAGCATTTC from Megalobrama amblycephala isolate DHTTF-2021 linkage group LG5, ASM1881202v1, whole genome shotgun sequence encodes the following:
- the LOC125268839 gene encoding beta-microseminoprotein-like, with the protein product MTQLRLFVLLTAVVCCYACTLRMDGLQDTTDSPDCSDSDGNLHEFDSEWQTESEMCVCAHIGIICCPRFGNTFLPDPIPESTPKIYYDDFGAFTENDIGEP